A region of Methanomicrobium sp. W14 DNA encodes the following proteins:
- a CDS encoding SpoIIE family protein phosphatase, translating into MLFSLLGIICVIIVFAIFITRSKYFISVLDGKFILKYQIILAVLFSFLSVYGSIGRIEFMGAIVNVRDLGPMAGGLFCGPFVGIISGVTGGLYRFSLGGVSYVPCSLATVLSGILGGAVYIYCRKNCSEKYVGIFPAVVFAVLVEIFHMVLVYFLVIPGETAVEIIKAIAMPVIVANAVGMFVFSYLISNVVSERKACRERDIYQSELHRKKAELEIAAQIQKEILPKQIPTVNGFSVCAKSIPALEVGGDFYDIITLSGGRTGFVVADVSGKSVPAALFMVLSKMIMHTNAEIHTGAAGSVFEANRIICDESESGMFVTLFYAILDEDKKIEYASAGHDPAFILGLGSDVFETLPPTGPAMGLKKDAKYESGCRTISKGDILVMYTDGITDAVNSSKEFYGTERFKRAVILNRNKSPGEIVGAVTEDLKKFCGDEPRSDDITIMILKRE; encoded by the coding sequence ATGCTATTCTCTCTCCTGGGGATAATCTGCGTAATAATTGTTTTTGCTATTTTTATAACCCGTTCAAAATACTTCATTTCCGTTCTCGATGGAAAATTTATTTTAAAATACCAGATTATTTTAGCAGTTCTTTTCAGTTTCCTTTCAGTATACGGAAGCATCGGTCGCATAGAGTTTATGGGAGCAATAGTGAATGTACGTGACCTCGGGCCAATGGCCGGAGGACTCTTCTGCGGTCCTTTCGTAGGAATAATCTCCGGAGTTACGGGTGGTCTTTACAGGTTCTCCCTTGGTGGTGTGTCATATGTCCCGTGTTCTCTCGCAACGGTTTTAAGCGGCATTCTGGGTGGTGCAGTATATATCTACTGCAGAAAAAACTGCAGTGAAAAATATGTAGGAATATTTCCGGCTGTCGTATTTGCGGTACTTGTTGAAATTTTTCATATGGTGCTGGTATATTTTCTTGTAATTCCCGGTGAAACAGCCGTTGAAATAATAAAAGCGATTGCAATGCCGGTAATAGTTGCAAATGCGGTGGGTATGTTTGTTTTTTCATACCTGATTTCAAACGTTGTCAGTGAGAGGAAGGCCTGTCGCGAGAGGGATATCTACCAGTCTGAACTTCACAGAAAAAAAGCTGAGCTTGAAATTGCCGCACAGATCCAGAAAGAAATTCTGCCTAAACAAATACCCACTGTAAATGGGTTTTCGGTCTGCGCAAAAAGCATTCCTGCTCTTGAGGTTGGAGGTGATTTTTATGACATAATCACTCTTTCAGGCGGCAGGACCGGTTTTGTTGTTGCCGATGTTTCCGGGAAAAGTGTTCCCGCAGCTCTTTTCATGGTATTGTCAAAGATGATAATGCATACAAATGCCGAAATACATACGGGAGCTGCAGGTAGCGTTTTTGAGGCAAACCGGATAATCTGTGATGAATCAGAATCCGGGATGTTTGTAACTCTGTTTTATGCAATACTTGATGAGGACAAAAAAATTGAATATGCAAGTGCAGGTCATGACCCGGCTTTTATCCTTGGTTTGGGTTCAGACGTTTTTGAAACACTTCCTCCTACGGGACCGGCTATGGGACTGAAGAAAGATGCAAAATATGAGTCGGGGTGCCGGACTATCAGTAAAGGGGACATCCTGGTAATGTATACGGACGGTATAACGGATGCAGTCAACTCTTCCAAAGAATTTTACGGTACTGAAAGGTTTAAAAGAGCGGTTATCTTAAACAGAAACAAAAGTCCCGGAGAAATTGTGGGCGCAGTGACTGAAGATTTAAAAAAATTCTGTGGTGACGAGCCCCGTTCGGATGATATCACTATTATGATTTTGAAAAGGGAGTGA
- a CDS encoding STAS domain-containing protein produces the protein MQVEYSDKNSVTIVRISGRFDGGSSPQAEADLNNIISEGKNRILVDLSGVDYISSSGLRVLLSAMKKIKPLGGKIKCFALTSFVSEIFEMTGFSQIFEVYEDEEKALSSFS, from the coding sequence ATGCAGGTTGAATATTCGGACAAAAACTCTGTAACAATTGTAAGAATTTCAGGAAGGTTTGACGGAGGAAGTTCGCCTCAGGCTGAAGCTGACTTAAATAATATTATCAGTGAAGGTAAAAACCGTATTCTCGTTGATTTATCCGGGGTGGATTATATCAGCAGTTCCGGTCTTCGTGTTTTGTTATCTGCAATGAAAAAGATCAAACCGCTTGGAGGAAAAATAAAGTGTTTTGCTCTCACGTCTTTTGTGTCTGAAATTTTTGAGATGACCGGATTTTCGCAGATATTTGAGGTATATGAAGATGAGGAGAAGGCCCTGTCATCATTTTCATAA
- a CDS encoding ATP-binding protein, with protein MFTETNKFEYSGNLRNPAELIKLLDETGAFFVSLDISERIVYGVRLVLEEVLSNIIVHGYHGNGGYVYVSASVEEGRIRLQVKDRAQRFNPKVFIPHSLSSNLSCEWKVGGVGIRIIKEISDKLEYIYENGENCLLITKRLPEK; from the coding sequence TTGTTTACGGAAACAAATAAGTTTGAGTATAGTGGAAATCTCCGGAATCCTGCAGAACTTATAAAACTTCTGGACGAAACGGGGGCTTTTTTTGTGAGCCTGGATATTTCAGAAAGGATAGTTTATGGAGTAAGGCTTGTCCTGGAAGAGGTTTTGTCAAACATAATCGTTCACGGGTATCATGGTAATGGCGGTTATGTTTACGTTTCTGCATCTGTAGAAGAAGGCCGCATAAGACTTCAGGTTAAAGACCGTGCACAAAGGTTTAACCCCAAAGTTTTTATTCCGCACTCCTTAAGTTCAAATCTTTCCTGTGAATGGAAAGTAGGAGGTGTCGGGATACGAATAATAAAAGAAATTTCTGACAAACTGGAATACATATATGAAAACGGTGAGAACTGTCTTCTTATTACAAAAAGATTGCCGGAAAAGTAA
- a CDS encoding YkgJ family cysteine cluster protein produces MRHISVNSIDSVKKAVSYIENELKELRDYPEEKLCGIISEVGFKCTLCGKCCTREFNDHVFLLAEDIERGKSKFPGMVVPAPYFEICDQNGCFYVSGYALKVKENGDCVFLDNDNRCRIYNERFLICRIYPYMLHREKDESGRYDWRQISGLNEHGEYNYSVPEDECRSSARETINYEMKYLMQSKKFYEKLMELFLGSNLRPVRKKYDEMMRRFEKGEEVVVFAFNGTSFDKVVMKKTDFISAGYEK; encoded by the coding sequence GTGAGGCATATATCAGTAAATTCGATAGACTCTGTTAAAAAAGCAGTATCTTATATTGAAAACGAGCTTAAAGAACTCCGGGATTACCCGGAAGAAAAACTGTGCGGTATAATCAGCGAAGTCGGTTTCAAATGCACCCTTTGCGGGAAATGCTGCACGAGAGAATTCAACGACCATGTATTCCTGCTTGCAGAAGACATTGAAAGAGGGAAGTCAAAGTTTCCCGGTATGGTAGTCCCGGCACCCTACTTTGAGATATGTGACCAAAACGGCTGTTTCTACGTATCAGGATATGCACTTAAAGTGAAAGAGAACGGGGACTGCGTGTTTCTTGATAACGACAACAGGTGCAGAATATACAATGAAAGGTTTCTTATCTGCAGAATTTACCCGTATATGCTCCACAGGGAAAAAGATGAATCAGGAAGGTACGACTGGCGACAGATTTCAGGTCTGAATGAACACGGTGAATACAACTATTCCGTTCCTGAGGACGAATGCAGGAGTTCTGCCAGGGAAACGATAAATTATGAGATGAAATATCTCATGCAGTCAAAGAAATTTTATGAAAAACTTATGGAATTATTCCTGGGCAGTAACCTTCGTCCTGTAAGAAAGAAATACGATGAGATGATGCGCAGGTTTGAAAAAGGTGAAGAGGTTGTGGTTTTTGCGTTCAACGGCACATCCTTTGACAAGGTCGTCATGAAAAAAACGGATTTCATATCTGCGGG